Proteins from a genomic interval of Cuculus canorus isolate bCucCan1 chromosome 17, bCucCan1.pri, whole genome shotgun sequence:
- the ACAD10 gene encoding acyl-CoA dehydrogenase family member 10 isoform X1, with the protein MHVLHSMYLRSFARAPSLLCAGIQQRPRGLIWWRQSGWCHYKAVIFDACGVLLPSPYKTATDWEARYCVPAGTVQQAILSGGENSLSLKYTRGDLTTVEFLQELGQQCFKIANVCVPVDSFLLDLIRNEMIKQLPIMAEAVQCIRAEGLKTALLSNNFCLLNGESFLPLDQEHFDVLVESYRDGTHKPDPRIYKLCLEHLGVQPQESILLDNSSQNLKAAAQLGIKTMKVNDPEAALKELETYLGFPLQGFVPYTRSVRPSMEIPKDHLQKYLENVLSDRARGPLVLRQFGHGQSTQTYSVKFGDRLLVLKKEPSASLHPPGSAVRREYRILKALSEAGVPVPTVLALCEDGSILGTPFYLMEHCAGRIYSDISLPELQPHQREAIYAAMSQVLSKIHSVDLRAATLEDLREHGNYIQRQVETWTKQYRAMETRVIPAMERLIDWLPLHFPESQKTTVVHGDFRMDNLVFHPDRPEVLAVLGWKLSTLGDPNSDLANNCMAYFLPRHFNALRGLRKRDLGHLGVPTAEEYSQMYYSHMGVERPENWNFYMAFAFFRLAAMLQELYKRSLAGRPVPGESSPEDVEFVADLAWEFAIKEGFRVFDSLPTTKPLARRHYSTWARRGPFLCRSYGTWPHPGAAPEPKVHLDTPLTSLLGMAQHLGCKLEKIMGVQWSFLIPQPTWALRPVLELKVSGAEHHCSADPSLVLHSDLSSTSG; encoded by the exons ATGCATGTTTTACACAGCATGTACCTGAGGAGTTTTGCTCGtgccccttccctgctctgtgctgggatTCAGCAGCGCCCACGGGGTTTAATTTGGTGGAGACAATCAGGATGGTGCCATTATAAAGCCGTGATCTTCGATGCATGTGGAGTGCTTCTCCCATCCCCTTACAAGACAGCCACAG ACTGGGAAGCCCGGTATTGTGTTCCAGCCGGCACCGTCCAGCAAGCTATACTCTCTGGAGGGGAAAATAGTCTCTCTCTGAAGTACACAAGAGGAGATCTGACAACTGTGGAGTTTTTGCAGGAATTGGGGCAGCAGTGCTTCAAGATC GCAAATGTCTGTGTTCCAGTGGACTCTTTTCTCTTGGACCTAATCAGAAATGAGATGATAAAACAGCTCCCCATAATGGCAGAAGCAGTACAGTGTATCCGTGCAGAAGGTCTGAAGACAGCTCTTCTAAGCAACAACTTCTGCCTGCTGAATGGAGAGAGCTTTCTGCCCCTGGACCAAGAACACTTCGATGTG TTGGTTGAATCTTATCGGGATGGAACGCACAAGCCAGACCCTCGTATCTACAAGTTATGCTTGGAGCACTTGGGTGTTCAGCCCCAGGAATCCATCTTACTCGACAACAGCAGCCAGAACCTAAAAGCAGCAGCCCAGCTTGGCATTAAAACAATGAAG GTCAATGATCCAGAAGCAGCCCTCAAAGAGCTGGAAACCTATCTGGGTTTTCCTTTGCAAGGGTTTGTTCCATATACTCGTTCAGTGAGACCAAGCATGGAAATCCCAAAAGATCATCTGCAAAAGTACCTTGAAAATGTTCTCAGTGACCGGGCAAGAG GCCCGCTAGTGTTACGGCAGTTTGGCCACGGACAGTCTACCCAGACCTATTCCGTCAAGTTTGGAGATCGCTTACTAGTGCTGAAGAAGGAGCCCTCTGCTAGCCTGCATCCCCCAGGCTCTGCTGTCAGAAGGGAATACAG GATACTGAAGGCACTCTCTGAGGCTGGTGTTCCTGTTCCCACTGTACTTGCTCTCTGCGAGGACGGAAG CATCCTGGGGACACCTTTCTATCTGATGGAGCACTGTGCTGGCCGTATCTACAGTGACATCTCCCTCCCTGAGCTGCAGCCTCATCAGAGGGAGGCTATTTATGCTGCCATGAGTCAAGTCCTCTCCAAGATCCACAGTGtagacctcagagcagccacACTGGAAGACCTCAGGGAGCATG GTAATTACATTCAGAGGCAAGTAGAGACCTGGACAAAGCAGTATCGAGCTATGGAAACTCGTGTTATCCCAGCCATGGAGAGACTCATTGACTGGCTGCCTCTGCATTTTCCTGAATCTCAGAAGACGACAGTCGTGCATGGTGATTTCAG GATGGACAACCTGGTCTTTCATCCAGACAGGCCAGAAGTCCTTGCTGTCCTTGGCTGGAAGCTTTCAACTCTAGGAGATCCCAACTCTGATTTGGCGAATAACTGTATGGCCTACTTCCTGCCACGTCACTTTAATGCACTGAGAG GATTGAGGAAGCGTGATTTGGGGCACCTGGGAGTCCCCACAGCAGAGGAGTATTCCCAGATGTACTACAGCCACATGGGAGTGGAGCGCCCCGAGAACTGGAATTTCTACATGGCCTTTGCCTTTTTCCGACTGGCTGCAATGCTGCAGGAACTCTACAAACGCTCTCTGGCAG GGAGGCCAGTCCCAGGTGAAAGCAGCCCAGAGGATGTGGAATTTGTGGCTGACTTGGCTTGGGAGTTCGCCATAAAAGAAGGATTCCGTGTCTTTGACAGCCTCCCTACCACAAAACCACTTGCACGACGACATTATAGCACCTGGGCCAGGCGAGGACCTTTCCTCTGCAGGAGCTATGGTACCTGGCCACATCCCGGGGCAGCTCCTGAGCCCAAAGTCCATCTGGACACTCCTCTCACCAGTCTGTTGGGGATGGCCCAGCATCTTGGCTGCAAGCTGGAAAAGATCATGGGTGTTCAGTGGAGTTTTCTGATTCCCCAGCCCACATGGGCCCTACGTCCTGTTCTAGAACTCAAG GTCTCTGGAGCAGAGCATCACTGCAGTGCAGACCCCAGCCTGGTGCTTCACTCGGACCTGAGCTCCACGTCTGGCTGA
- the ACAD10 gene encoding acyl-CoA dehydrogenase family member 10 isoform X2, with the protein MHVLHSMYLRSFARAPSLLCAGIQQRPRGLIWWRQSGWCHYKAVIFDACGVLLPSPYKTATDWEARYCVPAGTVQQAILSGGENSLSLKYTRGDLTTVEFLQELGQQCFKIANVCVPVDSFLLDLIRNEMIKQLPIMAEAVQCIRAEGLKTALLSNNFCLLNGESFLPLDQEHFDVLVESYRDGTHKPDPRIYKLCLEHLGVQPQESILLDNSSQNLKAAAQLGIKTMKVNDPEAALKELETYLGFPLQGFVPYTRSVRPSMEIPKDHLQKYLENVLSDRARGPLVLRQFGHGQSTQTYSVKFGDRLLVLKKEPSASLHPPGSAVRREYSILGTPFYLMEHCAGRIYSDISLPELQPHQREAIYAAMSQVLSKIHSVDLRAATLEDLREHGNYIQRQVETWTKQYRAMETRVIPAMERLIDWLPLHFPESQKTTVVHGDFRMDNLVFHPDRPEVLAVLGWKLSTLGDPNSDLANNCMAYFLPRHFNALRGLRKRDLGHLGVPTAEEYSQMYYSHMGVERPENWNFYMAFAFFRLAAMLQELYKRSLAGRPVPGESSPEDVEFVADLAWEFAIKEGFRVFDSLPTTKPLARRHYSTWARRGPFLCRSYGTWPHPGAAPEPKVHLDTPLTSLLGMAQHLGCKLEKIMGVQWSFLIPQPTWALRPVLELKKPANPSISGCSAADPLKRWKRKGSSSSRSLEQSITAVQTPAWCFTRT; encoded by the exons ATGCATGTTTTACACAGCATGTACCTGAGGAGTTTTGCTCGtgccccttccctgctctgtgctgggatTCAGCAGCGCCCACGGGGTTTAATTTGGTGGAGACAATCAGGATGGTGCCATTATAAAGCCGTGATCTTCGATGCATGTGGAGTGCTTCTCCCATCCCCTTACAAGACAGCCACAG ACTGGGAAGCCCGGTATTGTGTTCCAGCCGGCACCGTCCAGCAAGCTATACTCTCTGGAGGGGAAAATAGTCTCTCTCTGAAGTACACAAGAGGAGATCTGACAACTGTGGAGTTTTTGCAGGAATTGGGGCAGCAGTGCTTCAAGATC GCAAATGTCTGTGTTCCAGTGGACTCTTTTCTCTTGGACCTAATCAGAAATGAGATGATAAAACAGCTCCCCATAATGGCAGAAGCAGTACAGTGTATCCGTGCAGAAGGTCTGAAGACAGCTCTTCTAAGCAACAACTTCTGCCTGCTGAATGGAGAGAGCTTTCTGCCCCTGGACCAAGAACACTTCGATGTG TTGGTTGAATCTTATCGGGATGGAACGCACAAGCCAGACCCTCGTATCTACAAGTTATGCTTGGAGCACTTGGGTGTTCAGCCCCAGGAATCCATCTTACTCGACAACAGCAGCCAGAACCTAAAAGCAGCAGCCCAGCTTGGCATTAAAACAATGAAG GTCAATGATCCAGAAGCAGCCCTCAAAGAGCTGGAAACCTATCTGGGTTTTCCTTTGCAAGGGTTTGTTCCATATACTCGTTCAGTGAGACCAAGCATGGAAATCCCAAAAGATCATCTGCAAAAGTACCTTGAAAATGTTCTCAGTGACCGGGCAAGAG GCCCGCTAGTGTTACGGCAGTTTGGCCACGGACAGTCTACCCAGACCTATTCCGTCAAGTTTGGAGATCGCTTACTAGTGCTGAAGAAGGAGCCCTCTGCTAGCCTGCATCCCCCAGGCTCTGCTGTCAGAAGGGAATACAG CATCCTGGGGACACCTTTCTATCTGATGGAGCACTGTGCTGGCCGTATCTACAGTGACATCTCCCTCCCTGAGCTGCAGCCTCATCAGAGGGAGGCTATTTATGCTGCCATGAGTCAAGTCCTCTCCAAGATCCACAGTGtagacctcagagcagccacACTGGAAGACCTCAGGGAGCATG GTAATTACATTCAGAGGCAAGTAGAGACCTGGACAAAGCAGTATCGAGCTATGGAAACTCGTGTTATCCCAGCCATGGAGAGACTCATTGACTGGCTGCCTCTGCATTTTCCTGAATCTCAGAAGACGACAGTCGTGCATGGTGATTTCAG GATGGACAACCTGGTCTTTCATCCAGACAGGCCAGAAGTCCTTGCTGTCCTTGGCTGGAAGCTTTCAACTCTAGGAGATCCCAACTCTGATTTGGCGAATAACTGTATGGCCTACTTCCTGCCACGTCACTTTAATGCACTGAGAG GATTGAGGAAGCGTGATTTGGGGCACCTGGGAGTCCCCACAGCAGAGGAGTATTCCCAGATGTACTACAGCCACATGGGAGTGGAGCGCCCCGAGAACTGGAATTTCTACATGGCCTTTGCCTTTTTCCGACTGGCTGCAATGCTGCAGGAACTCTACAAACGCTCTCTGGCAG GGAGGCCAGTCCCAGGTGAAAGCAGCCCAGAGGATGTGGAATTTGTGGCTGACTTGGCTTGGGAGTTCGCCATAAAAGAAGGATTCCGTGTCTTTGACAGCCTCCCTACCACAAAACCACTTGCACGACGACATTATAGCACCTGGGCCAGGCGAGGACCTTTCCTCTGCAGGAGCTATGGTACCTGGCCACATCCCGGGGCAGCTCCTGAGCCCAAAGTCCATCTGGACACTCCTCTCACCAGTCTGTTGGGGATGGCCCAGCATCTTGGCTGCAAGCTGGAAAAGATCATGGGTGTTCAGTGGAGTTTTCTGATTCCCCAGCCCACATGGGCCCTACGTCCTGTTCTAGAACTCAAG AAACCAGCAAACCCCAGCATTTCAGGGTGCTCAGCAGCTGATCCTCTGAAAAggtggaaaaggaagggaagcagcagctctaG GTCTCTGGAGCAGAGCATCACTGCAGTGCAGACCCCAGCCTGGTGCTTCACTCGGACCTGA
- the ACAD10 gene encoding acyl-CoA dehydrogenase family member 10 isoform X3, which yields MHVLHSMYLRSFARAPSLLCAGIQQRPRGLIWWRQSGWCHYKAVIFDACGVLLPSPYKTATDWEARYCVPAGTVQQAILSGGENSLSLKYTRGDLTTVEFLQELGQQCFKIANVCVPVDSFLLDLIRNEMIKQLPIMAEAVQCIRAEGLKTALLSNNFCLLNGESFLPLDQEHFDVLVESYRDGTHKPDPRIYKLCLEHLGVQPQESILLDNSSQNLKAAAQLGIKTMKVNDPEAALKELETYLGFPLQGFVPYTRSVRPSMEIPKDHLQKYLENVLSDRARGPLVLRQFGHGQSTQTYSVKFGDRLLVLKKEPSASLHPPGSAVRREYRILKALSEAGVPVPTVLALCEDGSILGTPFYLMEHCAGRIYSDISLPELQPHQREAIYAAMSQVLSKIHSVDLRAATLEDLREHGNYIQRQVETWTKQYRAMETRVIPAMERLIDWLPLHFPESQKTTVVHGDFRMDNLVFHPDRPEVLAVLGWKLSTLGDPNSDLANNCMAYFLPRHFNALRGLRKRDLGHLGVPTAEEYSQMYYSHMGVERPENWNFYMAFAFFRLAAMLQELYKRSLAGRPVPGESSPEDVEFVADLAWEFAIKEGFRVFDSLPTTKPLARRHYSTWARRGPFLCRSYGTWPHPGAAPEPKVHLDTPLTSLLGMAQHLGCKLEKIMGVQWSFLIPQPTWALRPVLELKKPANPSISGCSAADPLKRWKRKGSSSSRSLEQSITAVQTPAWCFTRT from the exons ATGCATGTTTTACACAGCATGTACCTGAGGAGTTTTGCTCGtgccccttccctgctctgtgctgggatTCAGCAGCGCCCACGGGGTTTAATTTGGTGGAGACAATCAGGATGGTGCCATTATAAAGCCGTGATCTTCGATGCATGTGGAGTGCTTCTCCCATCCCCTTACAAGACAGCCACAG ACTGGGAAGCCCGGTATTGTGTTCCAGCCGGCACCGTCCAGCAAGCTATACTCTCTGGAGGGGAAAATAGTCTCTCTCTGAAGTACACAAGAGGAGATCTGACAACTGTGGAGTTTTTGCAGGAATTGGGGCAGCAGTGCTTCAAGATC GCAAATGTCTGTGTTCCAGTGGACTCTTTTCTCTTGGACCTAATCAGAAATGAGATGATAAAACAGCTCCCCATAATGGCAGAAGCAGTACAGTGTATCCGTGCAGAAGGTCTGAAGACAGCTCTTCTAAGCAACAACTTCTGCCTGCTGAATGGAGAGAGCTTTCTGCCCCTGGACCAAGAACACTTCGATGTG TTGGTTGAATCTTATCGGGATGGAACGCACAAGCCAGACCCTCGTATCTACAAGTTATGCTTGGAGCACTTGGGTGTTCAGCCCCAGGAATCCATCTTACTCGACAACAGCAGCCAGAACCTAAAAGCAGCAGCCCAGCTTGGCATTAAAACAATGAAG GTCAATGATCCAGAAGCAGCCCTCAAAGAGCTGGAAACCTATCTGGGTTTTCCTTTGCAAGGGTTTGTTCCATATACTCGTTCAGTGAGACCAAGCATGGAAATCCCAAAAGATCATCTGCAAAAGTACCTTGAAAATGTTCTCAGTGACCGGGCAAGAG GCCCGCTAGTGTTACGGCAGTTTGGCCACGGACAGTCTACCCAGACCTATTCCGTCAAGTTTGGAGATCGCTTACTAGTGCTGAAGAAGGAGCCCTCTGCTAGCCTGCATCCCCCAGGCTCTGCTGTCAGAAGGGAATACAG GATACTGAAGGCACTCTCTGAGGCTGGTGTTCCTGTTCCCACTGTACTTGCTCTCTGCGAGGACGGAAG CATCCTGGGGACACCTTTCTATCTGATGGAGCACTGTGCTGGCCGTATCTACAGTGACATCTCCCTCCCTGAGCTGCAGCCTCATCAGAGGGAGGCTATTTATGCTGCCATGAGTCAAGTCCTCTCCAAGATCCACAGTGtagacctcagagcagccacACTGGAAGACCTCAGGGAGCATG GTAATTACATTCAGAGGCAAGTAGAGACCTGGACAAAGCAGTATCGAGCTATGGAAACTCGTGTTATCCCAGCCATGGAGAGACTCATTGACTGGCTGCCTCTGCATTTTCCTGAATCTCAGAAGACGACAGTCGTGCATGGTGATTTCAG GATGGACAACCTGGTCTTTCATCCAGACAGGCCAGAAGTCCTTGCTGTCCTTGGCTGGAAGCTTTCAACTCTAGGAGATCCCAACTCTGATTTGGCGAATAACTGTATGGCCTACTTCCTGCCACGTCACTTTAATGCACTGAGAG GATTGAGGAAGCGTGATTTGGGGCACCTGGGAGTCCCCACAGCAGAGGAGTATTCCCAGATGTACTACAGCCACATGGGAGTGGAGCGCCCCGAGAACTGGAATTTCTACATGGCCTTTGCCTTTTTCCGACTGGCTGCAATGCTGCAGGAACTCTACAAACGCTCTCTGGCAG GGAGGCCAGTCCCAGGTGAAAGCAGCCCAGAGGATGTGGAATTTGTGGCTGACTTGGCTTGGGAGTTCGCCATAAAAGAAGGATTCCGTGTCTTTGACAGCCTCCCTACCACAAAACCACTTGCACGACGACATTATAGCACCTGGGCCAGGCGAGGACCTTTCCTCTGCAGGAGCTATGGTACCTGGCCACATCCCGGGGCAGCTCCTGAGCCCAAAGTCCATCTGGACACTCCTCTCACCAGTCTGTTGGGGATGGCCCAGCATCTTGGCTGCAAGCTGGAAAAGATCATGGGTGTTCAGTGGAGTTTTCTGATTCCCCAGCCCACATGGGCCCTACGTCCTGTTCTAGAACTCAAG AAACCAGCAAACCCCAGCATTTCAGGGTGCTCAGCAGCTGATCCTCTGAAAAggtggaaaaggaagggaagcagcagctctaG GTCTCTGGAGCAGAGCATCACTGCAGTGCAGACCCCAGCCTGGTGCTTCACTCGGACCTGA
- the BRAP gene encoding BRCA1-associated protein → MSVSLVVIRLELAERSPLPAGFAYSAAEMAAESTGAAPPAVPSCLEGKGPGERAAILHQHLGRREMTDVIIETIQLRPDETKAGMEGRKSSEAASVEDKNKHDDQSKEREVAPDSPSKQLPDQISFFSGNPSVEIVHGIMHLYKTNKMTSLKEDVRRSAMLCILTVPATMTSHDLMKFVASFYDVIEHMKIIRDSTPNQYMVLIKFSSQADADSFYMACNGRQFNSIEEDVCQLVYVERAEVFKSEDGASLPVMDLTELPKCTVCLERMDESVNGILTTLCNHSFHSQCLQRWEDTTCPVCRYCQTPEPVEENKCFECGVQENLWICLICGHIGCGRYVSRHAYKHFEETQHTYAMQLTNHRVWDYAGDNYVHRLVASKTDGKIVQYECEGDMCQEEKIDALQLEYSYLLTSQLESQRIYWENKIVRIEKDTAEEINNMKTKFKETIEKCDSLEQRLNDLLKEKQSVERKCSQLSNKVAKLSNELKEEQELNKCLRANQALLQNKLKEEERVLKETCEQKDLQISEIQEQLRDVMFYLETQQKINHLPAETRQEIQEGQINIAVASSASSSTGSTGKPSSRRGRGKRGK, encoded by the exons ATGAGCGTGTCCCTGGTGGTGATCCGGCTGGAGCTGGCCGAGCGCTCCCCGCTGCCCGCGGGCTTCGCCTACAGCGCCGCCG AGATGGCTGCTGAGAGCACCGGGGCGGCCCCGCCTGCTGTGCCCTCCTGCTTGGAGGGGAAAGGCCCAGGGGAGAGGGCAGCCATTCTCCACCAGCACCTGGGCCGCAGGGAGATGACAGATGTGATCATCGAGACCATCCAGCTGCGGCCAG atgaaacaaaagctggcatggagggaagaaaatcttcagaaGCCGCATCTGTTgaggacaaaaataaacatgatgATCAAAGTAAAGAACGTGAGGTTGCTCCAGACTCGCCTTCAAAACAACTCCCTGACCAGATTTCCTTCTTCAGTGGGAATCCCTCGGTTGAAATCGTTCACGGCATTATGCATCTGTACAAAACAAA CAAGATGACCTCGTTAAAAGAAGACGTCCGGCGCAGTGCCATGCTGTGCATCCTCACGGTCCCTGCTACAATGACCAGCCATGACTTGATGAAGTTTGTGGCTTCTTTCTACGATGTAATTGAGCACATGAAAATCATCCGAGATTCCACTCCAAACCAGTACATGGTGCTGATAAAGTTCAGCTCGCAG GCTGATGCAGACAGCTTTTATATGGCATGTAACGGCCGGCAGTTCAACTCTATAGAGGAGGACGTTTGCCAGCTGGTGTATGTGGAAAGGGCTGAAGTCTTCAAATCAGAAGAT GGGGCCAGCCTTCCTGTGATGGATCTGACAGAGCTCCCGAAGTGCACGGTGTGCCTGGAGAGGATGGATGAGTCCGTGAACGGGATTCTTACCACACTGTGTAACCACAGCTTTCACAGCCAATGTCTGCAGCGGTGGGAGGACACCAC GTGTCCTGTCTGCAGATACTGCCAAACGCCTGAGCCGGTGGAAGAGAACAAGTGTTTTGAGTGTGGAGTTCAAGAA AACCTTTGGATCTGCTTAATATGTGGGCACATAGGCTGTGGCCGATATGTGAGTCGACACGCGTACAAACACTTTGAGGAGACCCAGCACACCTACGCAATGCAGTTGACCAACCACAGAGTTTGGGACTATGCTGGAG ataaCTACGTCCATCGACTGGTTGCAAGTAAAACTGATGGAAAGATAGTTCAGTATGAGTGCGAGGGAGATATGTGTCAGGAAGAGAAAATTGATGCCTTACAATTAGAG TACTCATATTTGCTAACAAGCCAGCTGGAGTCACAGCGAATCTATTGGGAAAACAAGATTGTCCGAATAGAAAAGGATACGGCTGAAGAG ATTAACAACATGAAGACCAAATTTAAAGAGACCATTGAGAAGTGTGACAGTCTGGAACAGAGGCTGAATGACTTGCTCAAAGAAAAGCAGTCTGTCGAAAGGAA GTGTTCCCAGCTGAGTAACAAAGTGGCTAAACTTTCCAACGAGCTGAAGGAAGAACAAGAACTGAATAAGTGTTTGCGAGCAAATCAAGCCTTGCTTCAGAACAaactgaaggaggaggagagagtgTTAAAGGAAACCTGTGAACAGAAGGACCTGCAGATCTCCGAGATCCAGGAGCAGCTGCGGGATGTCATGTTCTACTTGGAGACACAGCAGAAAATCAATCACCTCCCAGCTGAGACCCGGCAGGAGATCCAGGAAGGACAGATCAACATTGCAGTGGCATCTTCTGCCAGCTCCTCCACGGGGAGCACAGGCAAACCTTCTTCCAGGAGAGGCCGTGGCAAAAGGGGCAAATGA